In Streptomyces sp. TS71-3, the following proteins share a genomic window:
- a CDS encoding GntR family transcriptional regulator — translation MRDHQLPRPAGPPPSRAERARRAADTLRQRITSGVYGDGMLPDERDLGHALGATRNVVREALGLLRDEGLIVRRRGIGTRIVTAKYGHGLERLTGLAETLVDHGAVTNAVRAARIVRHAPKAVTERLHLPDGSEAVYLERLRSLGGRPLSVDSTWLAPDIGRPLLDRDLAHRDVFALIEETTGSRLGSAEVTVHAVTAEPDTARLLAIPTGAALFAIDRLTRLADGRPVDAESLRVRADQFAFHALVHRDAVPAGSVPPGSVHGTSVPTGP, via the coding sequence CCGGCCGGTCCGCCGCCGTCCCGCGCCGAACGCGCGCGGCGGGCAGCGGACACGTTGCGGCAGCGCATCACCTCCGGCGTCTACGGAGACGGCATGCTGCCCGACGAGCGCGACCTCGGCCATGCGCTCGGCGCCACCCGCAACGTCGTCAGGGAAGCCCTCGGGCTGCTGCGCGACGAGGGCCTGATCGTCCGCAGGCGCGGCATCGGCACGCGGATCGTGACGGCGAAGTACGGGCACGGCCTCGAACGCCTCACCGGGCTCGCGGAGACCCTCGTCGACCACGGCGCGGTGACGAACGCGGTGCGTGCGGCCCGGATCGTGCGGCACGCGCCGAAGGCGGTCACCGAACGGCTCCACCTCCCCGACGGCTCCGAGGCGGTCTACCTGGAACGGCTGCGCAGCCTGGGCGGCCGGCCGCTCTCCGTCGACTCGACCTGGCTCGCCCCCGACATCGGGCGGCCCCTCCTCGATCGCGACCTCGCGCACCGGGACGTCTTCGCCCTGATCGAGGAGACCACCGGAAGCCGGCTCGGCAGCGCCGAGGTCACCGTGCACGCGGTCACCGCCGAACCGGACACCGCCCGGCTCCTGGCCATCCCCACCGGGGCGGCGCTGTTCGCGATCGACCGGCTCACGCGCCTGGCCGACGGGCGCCCCGTGGACGCGGAGTCCCTGCGGGTGCGCGCCGACCAGTTCGCCTTTCACGCCCTCGTCCACCGCGACGCCGTACCGGCCGGCTCTGTACCGCCCGGCTCTGTACACGGCACCTCTGTGCCGACCGGCCCCTGA